In a genomic window of Nothobranchius furzeri strain GRZ-AD chromosome 14, NfurGRZ-RIMD1, whole genome shotgun sequence:
- the zgc:113337 gene encoding OX-2 membrane glycoprotein isoform X1, translating into MRPPVSCRKALQVSLLLLLAGHLHCRLTAPALLKAPVGKPFTLTCSISRDRGESVRQVRWLDVQNQTLLSYQPMNKDSVSGQQHVELAPSSSKDSSSIIIHRVGFRDEGCYTCIFDLQPSGSKQGQTCLTVDAQVTSDRNKTAVSGKRASLSCSYGLPEKVKQVMWLHSPTGGQPSEVASYAQRSDPMIEPAYQGRVWLTPSLSDSQLTIQPVAIQDEGCYTCTYETHSDEKKSSVVCLSTYVLPKPQVSYRTTSPGVIEANCTSMSRPPVEIVWNVETDNRTIGAPLTSQLPQEDGTTLVVSTLTVQSGLLKDVSVKCLVHHKGLESPIAVSMNTKIGTALTILISVTTVAALLVLSLCFCLWKCFLHKEDN; encoded by the exons ATGAGGCCTCCAGTCTCTTGTAGAAAAGCTCTGCAGGTGTCTCTGCTCCTCCTTCTGGCTGGACACCTGCACT GCAGACTCACCGCCCCGGCTCTTTTGAAAGCCCCGGTGGGCAAACCCTTCACTCTGACCTGCAGCATTTCCAGGGATCGAGGTGAATCTGTCAGGCAGGTGCGTTGGCTGGACGTCCAGAATCAGACCCTGCTGAGCTACCAGCCAATGAACAAAGACAGCGTGAGTGGACAGCAGCACGTGGAGCTGGCCCCGTCCTCCTCAAAAGACTCCTCGTCCATCATCATCCACAGGGTGGGCTTCCGCGATGAAGGATGCTACACCTGCATCTTTGATCTGCAGCCTTCTGGTTCGAAGCAGGGACAGACATGCCTCACTGTTGATG CCCAAGTCACTTCAGACAGAAACAAAACAGCAGTGAGCGGCAAGCgggcctccctctcctgctcctaCGGGTTGCCTGAAAAGGTGAAGCAGGTCATGTGGTTGCACTCTCCAACTGGTGGTCAGCCTTCAGAGGTGGCCTCCTACGCCCAGAGGAGCGACCCCATGATCGAGCCCGCGTACCAGGGGAGAGTCTGGCTCACCCCCTCCCTTTCGGACAGCCAGCTCACCATCCAGCCTGTCGCCATCCAGGATGAGGGCTGCTACACCTGCACGTACGAAACTCACTCAGACGAGAAGAAGAGCTCTGTGGTCTGCCTCTCTACCTACG TCCTGCCCAAACCCCAGGTGAGCTACAGGACAACCTCCCCAGGTGTGATCGAGGCCAACTGCACCTCCATGTCCCGGCCCCCGGTAGAGATTGTGTGGAACGTGGAGACGGACAACCGCACCATCGGTGCCCCCCTGACCTCACAGCTCCCCCAGGAGGACGGCACCACTCTGGTCGTCAGTACGCTGACCGTCCAATCGGGGCTGCTGAAGGACGTGTCCGTCAAATGCTTGGTGCACCACAAAGGGCTGGAGTCTCCGATCGCTGTGTCCATGAATACTAAAA TTGGCACCGCTCTCACCATCCTCATCTCAGTTACCACCGTAGCAGCTCTGCTGGTTTTGTCCCTCTGCTTCTGTCTTTGGAAGTGCTTCTTGCACAAAGAAG ATAATTAA
- the LOC129164942 gene encoding uncharacterized protein isoform X2 produces MGNCTSRQQKKRQKGNSAAANDDQEPNEDVMYASISHSNSKGPRPQAMADNDCDYATVHIPANIQADAKSNSSSKDECADDYVLME; encoded by the exons ATGGGAAACTGCACCTCCAG GCAGCAGAAGAAGCGGCAGAAAG GGAATTCTGCAGCTGCCAATGATGACCAG GAACCTAATGAGGACGTGATGTACGCCTCCATCAGCCACAGCAACTCCAAAGGACCAAGACCTCAAGCTATGGCTGACAATGACTGCGACTATGCTACAGTTCATATCCCTGCAAACATTCAAGCAGATGCAAAATCTAACAGCTCGTCTAAGGACGAATGTGCAGACGACTACGTGCTCATggaataa
- the zgc:113337 gene encoding OX-2 membrane glycoprotein isoform X2 produces the protein MRPPVSCRKALQVSLLLLLAGHLHCRLTAPALLKAPVGKPFTLTCSISRDRGESVRQVRWLDVQNQTLLSYQPMNKDSVSGQQHVELAPSSSKDSSSIIIHRVGFRDEGCYTCIFDLQPSGSKQGQTCLTVDAQVTSDRNKTAVSGKRASLSCSYGLPEKVKQVMWLHSPTGGQPSEVASYAQRSDPMIEPAYQGRVWLTPSLSDSQLTIQPVAIQDEGCYTCTYETHSDEKKSSVVCLSTYVLPKPQVSYRTTSPGVIEANCTSMSRPPVEIVWNVETDNRTIGAPLTSQLPQEDGTTLVVSTLTVQSGLLKDVSVKCLVHHKGLESPIAVSMNTKNN, from the exons ATGAGGCCTCCAGTCTCTTGTAGAAAAGCTCTGCAGGTGTCTCTGCTCCTCCTTCTGGCTGGACACCTGCACT GCAGACTCACCGCCCCGGCTCTTTTGAAAGCCCCGGTGGGCAAACCCTTCACTCTGACCTGCAGCATTTCCAGGGATCGAGGTGAATCTGTCAGGCAGGTGCGTTGGCTGGACGTCCAGAATCAGACCCTGCTGAGCTACCAGCCAATGAACAAAGACAGCGTGAGTGGACAGCAGCACGTGGAGCTGGCCCCGTCCTCCTCAAAAGACTCCTCGTCCATCATCATCCACAGGGTGGGCTTCCGCGATGAAGGATGCTACACCTGCATCTTTGATCTGCAGCCTTCTGGTTCGAAGCAGGGACAGACATGCCTCACTGTTGATG CCCAAGTCACTTCAGACAGAAACAAAACAGCAGTGAGCGGCAAGCgggcctccctctcctgctcctaCGGGTTGCCTGAAAAGGTGAAGCAGGTCATGTGGTTGCACTCTCCAACTGGTGGTCAGCCTTCAGAGGTGGCCTCCTACGCCCAGAGGAGCGACCCCATGATCGAGCCCGCGTACCAGGGGAGAGTCTGGCTCACCCCCTCCCTTTCGGACAGCCAGCTCACCATCCAGCCTGTCGCCATCCAGGATGAGGGCTGCTACACCTGCACGTACGAAACTCACTCAGACGAGAAGAAGAGCTCTGTGGTCTGCCTCTCTACCTACG TCCTGCCCAAACCCCAGGTGAGCTACAGGACAACCTCCCCAGGTGTGATCGAGGCCAACTGCACCTCCATGTCCCGGCCCCCGGTAGAGATTGTGTGGAACGTGGAGACGGACAACCGCACCATCGGTGCCCCCCTGACCTCACAGCTCCCCCAGGAGGACGGCACCACTCTGGTCGTCAGTACGCTGACCGTCCAATCGGGGCTGCTGAAGGACGTGTCCGTCAAATGCTTGGTGCACCACAAAGGGCTGGAGTCTCCGATCGCTGTGTCCATGAATACTAAAA ATAATTAA
- the si:ch211-214p13.9 gene encoding cell surface glycoprotein CD200 receptor 1-A, giving the protein MRSTMWIYIMVVFFSKSWSLESVNRKQVFNLGSSVNLTCSSRTWKDTLYVIWNLDLKHKTCRISYCNEGENVDTCNDGKLLQNTTAGQSYLHIPNISADDVGLYWCESVYVGGNDNYKINVTITVPPTLSAWLERRGNEMLAMCRAEGGYPAANISWSLTGNSESVKTLPGSDGFVTVESELELLEGMNPENLSCIVRHQSWDQERSLVPQPREGQDSAREYKLWIFLLVIGVLFVLLAAFIVLVLKKVKLSRRCQHVDTPNKSPTIEDVEEVEPYASYVQRVNSIYN; this is encoded by the exons ATGAGAAGCACGATGTGGATTTATATCATGGTTGTCTTTTTCTCTAAATCATGGAGCCTGGAATCAG TTAACAGAAAGCAAGTGTTTAACCTTGGGAGCAGCGTTAACCTGACATGCAGCAGTAGGACATGGAAGGACACCCTCTATGTTATTTGGAATTTAGACTTGAAACACAAAACCTGTCGGATCTCTTATTGCAATGAGGGGGAAAATGTTGACACTTGCAATGATGGCAAGCTTCTGCAGAACACTACGGCTGGTCAGTCGTACCTACACATCCCAAATATTTCAGCTGatgatgtgggtctctactggtgTGAGTCAGTATACGTAGGAGGAAATGATAATTATAAGATCAACGTGACTATCACAG TTCCTCCCACTTTATCTGCCTGGTTGGAACGAAGGGGCAACGAGATGCTTGCAATGTGCAGAGCTGAAGGAGGATATCCTGCTGCCAACATCAGCTGGAGTCTTACGGGAAACTCTGAGTCTGTGAAAACGCTGCCTGGCTCAGATGGATTTGTTACAGTAGAAAGTGAGCTGGAGCTTCTTGAAGGCATGAATCCAGAAAACCTGAGCTGTATCGTCAGACACCAGTCCTGGGATCAGGAGAGGAGTTTGGTGCCACAACCCAGAGAAGGTCAGGATTCTGCAAGAG AATATAAACTTTGGATCTTCCTGCTTGTTATCGGGGTGCTTTTTGTTCTGTTGGCTGCCTTTATTGTTCTTGTACTCAAGAAAGTAAAACTATCAAG ACGCTGTCAACATGTCGACACGCCAAACAAGTCTCCAACA atagaGGATGTGGAGGAAGTCGAGCCCTACGCCAGCTATGTACAACGTGTCAACTCAATCTACAATTAA
- the LOC129164942 gene encoding uncharacterized protein isoform X1, translating into MQTVRPEAAGATGFRLSSNNQELSWESSWETAPPGNSAAANDDQEPNEDVMYASISHSNSKGPRPQAMADNDCDYATVHIPANIQADAKSNSSSKDECADDYVLME; encoded by the exons ATGCAAACAGTGAGACCGGAGGCTGCTGGTGCGACGGGCTTCAGGTTGTCCTCCAACAACCAGGAACTCTCTTGGGAATCATCATGGGAAACTGCACCTCCAG GGAATTCTGCAGCTGCCAATGATGACCAG GAACCTAATGAGGACGTGATGTACGCCTCCATCAGCCACAGCAACTCCAAAGGACCAAGACCTCAAGCTATGGCTGACAATGACTGCGACTATGCTACAGTTCATATCCCTGCAAACATTCAAGCAGATGCAAAATCTAACAGCTCGTCTAAGGACGAATGTGCAGACGACTACGTGCTCATggaataa